A single window of Undibacterium sp. 5I1 DNA harbors:
- a CDS encoding polymorphic toxin type 37 domain-containing protein — protein MNQREIVGLTSCNANSTCGSLTFTSSTNAGNYTGTVSITPSPAGTGTSLGINLTVNANPEMVTYIHTDGLGSPVAKTNASGIRITQTKYEAYGMAVAGSDTPTIGFTRHVNDVDTGLTYMQQRYYDPVAGRFLSEDPVLTDENTGRGFNRYSYAQNNPYRYIDPDGRTDIEIQPIVILPAPSVTITGHRDPFVNDPFFSPVVGSPSSGPKMPSVPNLIRSGCVSMPMACLLGASIIFAKPPRDAKDPNGAEAPGKPSEADGFTDPKDGENWVKNPNGSGIGWEAKDGKVWVPTSQGDIAHGGPHWDVQDPRTGGHKNILPG, from the coding sequence TTGAATCAGAGGGAAATCGTCGGTCTCACTAGTTGCAACGCCAATAGCACCTGCGGCAGCCTCACCTTCACCAGCAGCACCAATGCAGGCAACTACACTGGCACTGTCAGCATCACCCCCAGCCCAGCAGGCACAGGCACCAGCCTTGGCATTAACCTCACCGTCAACGCCAACCCAGAAATGGTCACCTACATCCACACAGACGGACTAGGTAGTCCGGTTGCCAAGACCAATGCCAGTGGCATCAGAATCACCCAGACCAAATACGAAGCGTACGGCATGGCGGTTGCGGGCAGTGACACACCCACGATTGGATTTACACGGCATGTCAATGACGTGGATACAGGGCTGACGTACATGCAGCAGCGGTACTATGATCCTGTGGCGGGAAGGTTTCTGAGTGAGGATCCTGTGCTTACGGATGAAAATACTGGTAGAGGATTTAATCGATATTCTTACGCTCAGAACAATCCCTACAGATACATTGATCCTGATGGGCGTACTGATATAGAAATCCAACCGATAGTTATTCTTCCTGCGCCTTCAGTTACAATCACAGGACACCGTGACCCGTTCGTAAATGATCCGTTTTTTAGTCCCGTCGTTGGTTCTCCATCATCAGGACCGAAAATGCCAAGTGTTCCTAACTTAATCCGCAGCGGATGTGTAAGTATGCCGATGGCGTGTCTATTGGGTGCTAGTATTATTTTCGCGAAACCACCACGTGATGCGAAAGATCCAAATGGAGCAGAGGCTCCAGGTAAGCCGAGCGAAGCTGATGGTTTCACTGATCCAAAAGACGGCGAAAATTGGGTCAAAAACCCTAACGGTTCAGGTATTGGTTGGGAAGCCAAGGATGGCAAGGTATGGGTGCCAACTAGCCAAGGCGATATCGCTCATGGAGGACCACACTGGGATGTGCAAGATCCGAGAACAGGTGGACATAAAAATATTCTTCCTGGATGA
- a CDS encoding M28 family peptidase, whose amino-acid sequence MIKISRHFCFVSILLSSLISHAIAQPTETQAMMDVKKLASAEMAGRATDTPGSQLAREYIIGRLQGLGIKPCNTDFIQTFDVVMRNGEHKRGSNIIACQSGTLLDHANATAMIVSAHYDHLGVRGGKTYFGADDNASGVAGVLAIAEAMQKTLPQHDVIYILFDAEELGLQGSRAFASKPPIDIDRVGININFDMIARGDKGELYASGTYHTPSLKPILAPLDASKDVKVLFGHDRPEQGQDDWTKQSDHYNLFAAGIPFIYFGVEDHPDYHQPTDTADKINPVFFMGAVELVTKTTYLIDQALVTTSFRRKS is encoded by the coding sequence ATGATCAAAATTAGTCGACATTTTTGTTTTGTCTCCATTCTCTTGTCATCTTTAATATCTCATGCAATCGCCCAGCCAACAGAGACGCAAGCGATGATGGATGTGAAAAAATTAGCCAGTGCTGAGATGGCGGGCCGTGCTACTGACACTCCCGGTAGCCAACTGGCGCGTGAATATATTATTGGACGTTTGCAAGGATTGGGTATCAAGCCATGCAATACTGATTTTATACAGACCTTTGATGTCGTGATGCGGAATGGTGAACATAAGCGAGGTAGCAATATTATCGCTTGCCAGTCAGGAACCTTGCTCGACCATGCTAATGCAACGGCAATGATCGTCTCGGCGCATTACGATCATCTGGGCGTGCGCGGTGGTAAAACGTATTTTGGTGCCGATGACAATGCATCGGGTGTTGCTGGCGTGTTGGCAATTGCCGAGGCGATGCAAAAGACGCTGCCGCAACATGATGTGATTTATATTTTATTTGATGCAGAAGAGTTGGGACTACAAGGTTCACGTGCTTTTGCCAGCAAACCGCCAATTGACATTGATCGTGTGGGTATCAACATCAACTTTGATATGATTGCCCGTGGTGACAAAGGCGAGTTGTATGCCAGCGGCACTTACCACACGCCTTCACTCAAACCTATATTGGCGCCGCTGGATGCCAGCAAAGACGTCAAGGTACTGTTTGGTCATGATCGCCCAGAACAGGGTCAGGATGATTGGACCAAGCAATCTGACCACTACAATTTATTTGCTGCTGGTATCCCCTTTATTTACTTTGGGGTAGAGGATCATCCTGACTACCATCAACCAACTGATACCGCAGACAAAATCAATCCCGTCTTCTTTATGGGTGCTGTTGAGTTAGTCACCAAAACGACTTATCTGATTGATCAGGCCTTGGTCACGACTAGTTTCAGAAGAAAAAGCTAA